From the Chloroflexus aurantiacus J-10-fl genome, one window contains:
- a CDS encoding RpiB/LacA/LacB family sugar-phosphate isomerase, with protein sequence MRIAVGSDERTYMTDALITELKQRGHDVILFGPLAGTSDPWPDVGRAVGEAVATGQADQGIVCCYTGTGVSIAANKVPGIRAALCHDAQTAAGARKWNDANVLALSLRTTTPELVREILDAWFATECPPEEQVTIDRLRAFDKL encoded by the coding sequence ATGCGGATTGCTGTAGGGAGTGATGAACGGACTTACATGACCGATGCGCTTATCACCGAACTCAAACAGCGTGGTCATGACGTGATCTTGTTTGGACCACTTGCCGGTACATCAGACCCATGGCCCGATGTTGGACGGGCAGTTGGCGAAGCTGTGGCCACCGGGCAGGCCGATCAGGGTATTGTGTGCTGCTACACCGGTACCGGTGTAAGTATCGCCGCCAACAAAGTGCCCGGTATCCGTGCAGCCCTCTGTCACGATGCACAAACGGCAGCAGGAGCGCGAAAATGGAACGATGCGAATGTGCTGGCACTGAGTCTGCGTACCACAACGCCTGAACTGGTGCGCGAAATTCTCGACGCCTGGTTCGCCACCGAATGCCCACCAGAGGAACAGGTCACTATTGACCGGTTGCGCGCCTTCGATAAGCTATAA
- a CDS encoding HD domain-containing protein has protein sequence MQTPDLVQAALFFAAQAHNGQVRPGSTWPYLVHLCDVALEVATTLMIEPGHDTTLALCCALLHDVLEDTDTDEAQLSQLFGSAITAGVRALTKDLTLPQAERMADSLRRIKQQPHEVWLVKLADRISNLSTPPPDHWSAERIAAYRAEAELILAALGSASPHLAARLRNRIEQYGASSPMPGR, from the coding sequence ATGCAAACACCTGATCTGGTACAGGCTGCACTCTTCTTTGCTGCCCAGGCTCACAATGGCCAGGTGCGCCCTGGCAGTACCTGGCCGTACCTCGTGCATCTATGCGACGTTGCCCTGGAAGTGGCGACAACGCTGATGATTGAGCCAGGGCACGACACAACGCTGGCGCTTTGTTGTGCGCTTTTGCACGATGTGCTTGAGGATACTGATACTGACGAGGCGCAGTTGTCTCAGCTCTTCGGTTCGGCAATCACGGCAGGAGTGCGGGCGCTTACAAAAGACCTGACTCTCCCCCAGGCCGAACGGATGGCCGACAGCCTGCGCCGTATCAAGCAACAACCGCACGAAGTCTGGCTGGTGAAGCTGGCCGACCGGATCAGTAATCTATCAACACCACCTCCTGACCATTGGTCGGCGGAACGGATCGCTGCGTATCGTGCTGAAGCTGAACTCATTCTCGCCGCCCTCGGTTCGGCCAGTCCACATCTGGCTGCACGACTCCGAAACAGGATTGAACAGTATGGAGCATCCTCCCCAATGCCGGGACGGTGA
- the def gene encoding peptide deformylase, translating to MAIRRILRIDDAEDRKILKMQCRPVKLPDRNLKQLVADMFETMRAAHGVGLAAPQIGIPIQLCIIEIPAEYEERADGSVVEVAPAEPYVLINPRIVKMSGEEVMRDEGCLSLPGWYGMVPRQTWVTVEFQDLNGKHHRLRRAGDLLGWAIQHEVDHLNGILFTERIRDLSTLRDITKERDAQPVDQAP from the coding sequence ATGGCTATTCGACGTATTTTGCGGATTGATGATGCTGAGGATCGCAAGATCCTCAAGATGCAATGTCGCCCGGTCAAGTTGCCAGATCGCAATCTCAAGCAACTGGTGGCCGACATGTTTGAAACCATGCGCGCTGCTCACGGAGTCGGGCTGGCCGCGCCCCAAATTGGCATTCCCATCCAGCTTTGTATTATTGAAATCCCTGCCGAATATGAGGAGCGTGCCGACGGCAGTGTGGTTGAAGTGGCACCAGCCGAACCATACGTGTTGATTAACCCGCGCATTGTCAAGATGAGCGGGGAAGAGGTCATGCGCGACGAAGGGTGTCTCAGTCTGCCCGGCTGGTACGGGATGGTGCCGCGTCAGACCTGGGTAACAGTTGAGTTTCAGGATTTGAACGGCAAACACCATCGCTTGCGCCGCGCCGGTGATCTATTGGGCTGGGCCATTCAGCACGAAGTTGATCATCTCAACGGGATTCTCTTCACGGAACGGATCCGTGATCTCAGCACGTTGCGCGATATTACGAAGGAGCGTGACGCACAACCGGTTGACCAGGCTCCGTAG
- a CDS encoding DMT family transporter, with protein MTTTTTRVEQPVLFAGLTPTDLTMLLVVLIWGANFSIVKAALTEIPPLVFATLRFTSASVLLVGFMFWREGKRALPDRRTFWKLTWIGVVGNTIYQALFTYSLTMTTAANGSLIIATTPALVALAAALLGIERIRRVMAVGIALAISGVALVVAERGLSLGGQGLLGDLLMLGAAFCWMMYTLGVRTLGQGLSPLAITTWTMVTGVPGMILISLPDWSTVVWDQVSLQAWLALAYSTLLALVLAYVLWNNSVRVAGSARTAIYGCAIPLVATLIAWPLIGEQPTWVQGIGGLLIVSGVLLTRRP; from the coding sequence ATGACAACTACTACCACCCGCGTTGAACAGCCGGTTTTGTTTGCCGGTTTGACCCCAACCGATCTGACAATGTTACTTGTCGTGTTGATCTGGGGTGCTAATTTTAGCATTGTGAAGGCTGCGTTAACCGAAATCCCCCCGCTGGTGTTTGCGACGTTACGCTTTACGAGTGCGAGTGTGCTTTTAGTGGGCTTTATGTTTTGGCGTGAAGGGAAGCGAGCACTCCCTGATCGGCGCACGTTCTGGAAGTTGACCTGGATTGGTGTGGTCGGCAATACAATCTATCAGGCGCTCTTCACGTATAGTTTGACCATGACCACGGCAGCGAACGGTTCGCTGATTATTGCTACAACGCCGGCGCTGGTTGCTTTGGCGGCAGCGTTGCTCGGTATTGAGCGGATCCGTCGCGTTATGGCAGTTGGGATTGCGCTGGCGATTAGCGGGGTGGCGTTGGTGGTGGCCGAACGTGGTCTGAGTCTCGGTGGTCAGGGATTGCTGGGTGATCTACTGATGCTCGGTGCTGCATTCTGCTGGATGATGTACACCCTCGGCGTCCGTACTCTCGGTCAGGGTCTATCTCCACTGGCTATCACAACCTGGACGATGGTAACCGGTGTGCCGGGCATGATCTTGATTAGCCTGCCGGATTGGTCAACAGTTGTCTGGGATCAGGTGAGCCTGCAAGCGTGGCTTGCACTGGCATATTCGACGTTACTGGCACTGGTGCTGGCCTATGTCCTTTGGAATAACAGTGTGCGTGTGGCCGGCAGTGCACGCACGGCGATCTACGGCTGCGCCATTCCGCTCGTAGCAACCCTTATTGCCTGGCCGCTCATCGGTGAACAGCCGACATGGGTGCAGGGTATTGGTGGCTTGCTGATCGTCAGCGGGGTCTTGCTGACCCGTCGTCCGTGA
- the mfd gene encoding transcription-repair coupling factor, producing the protein MVTPLPATFHQLASVQALGKVLADLPGIAALAASLRPGYQTIAPVPAAARPALLAALAYHRTTPTLYITLSAESALRAADDLRQWLGSDQVWLFPPADALPYEQMSPGRDVLARRLAVLRGLQTGSFSGVIVTSVKALMQPTLPPSDLANATIRLQRGMQVSIEETVVTLLDNGYQRVAMVEEPGELSRRGAILDVWPPGDELPLRIEWFDDEIDSLRRFDPATQRSEQRLERADIGPPHEIPFWRRDEALRRIDALDMSQLRREVRDEWAVAREQLAGGQRFEGRAFYAPFFYDQTATLLDYLPPQSMVALAEGHLLAQHADEIDVQAAGYRDQLLALGELPPDFPRPYLRWSELHLKESAKLVVVDLSHNEYPDALPPLSFGVPPLYGGQLRRLIDTVVEQVRGGELVVAVTAQAARLQELVGERLAQETVSGRFVPIHGGLEAGFTLADLHLTLLTDSEIFGVRQRRPLAERRRKTGTTDRAAFLRTLKPGDYVVHIEHGIAIFDGMIRRTVSEVEREYLVLRYAGEDKIYVPVDQIDRVTRYIGAGDGPPTLTRLGTQDWERTKRKVRAAVQDLAEELLRLYAQRQLKSGYAFSPDNEWQRELEASFPYLETDDQLRAIAEVKADMEKPTPMDRLVCGDVGFGKTEVALRAAFKAVQDGKQVAILVPTTVLAQQHFDTFRKRMAAFPVTVEMLSRFRSPKEQDAIIRDLARGKIDIIIGTHRLLSNDVVFRNLGLVIIDEEQRFGVRHKERLKLMRTEVDVLTLTATPIPRTLHMALAGIRDLSVIDTPPEDRIPIKTYVVPTDDHLIQEVIRRELEREGQVYVVHNRVQSIYHVAERLRRLVPEARIAVGHGQLAERELEQVMIDFFEGRYDVLVCTTIIESGLDVPNANTIIIDDATNYGLAQLYQLRGRVGRGATRAYAYLLYNAARVMTNDARLRLEAIQEATELGAGFRIAMRDLEIRGAGNLLGAEQSGHIAAVGFDLYSRLLEQAVRKLKQDVDELAETATDSSVTPAVMAESLRAPNVSERVLVAPLVTIDLPLTAYLPPDYISDETVRLAVYQRMVDATTLDEVRGLRQELIDRFGGPLPEPVLHLILWLQIRLLALQAGVASITTEGDVFFIRLSTPLAAGVRERLRRRFPRDAAIAFGPQSIRLDRRLLGSQWPERLLAVVELLAGYSGT; encoded by the coding sequence ATGGTAACACCATTGCCAGCAACATTCCATCAACTCGCAAGTGTTCAGGCACTCGGCAAAGTGTTGGCTGACCTGCCGGGCATTGCAGCGCTGGCAGCGTCGCTACGTCCTGGCTATCAAACGATTGCGCCAGTGCCGGCGGCAGCCCGTCCGGCATTGCTTGCTGCGCTGGCCTATCACCGCACGACCCCAACCCTCTACATCACTCTCAGTGCCGAGAGCGCGCTCCGTGCAGCCGACGATCTCCGGCAGTGGTTAGGGTCGGATCAGGTCTGGCTCTTCCCTCCCGCCGATGCATTGCCATACGAGCAGATGTCTCCCGGTCGCGATGTCCTTGCGCGACGACTGGCTGTGTTGCGTGGGTTGCAGACAGGGTCATTTTCCGGGGTGATTGTAACTTCGGTGAAGGCGCTGATGCAACCAACGTTGCCACCGTCTGATCTGGCGAACGCCACGATCCGGCTTCAGCGTGGGATGCAGGTGTCGATTGAGGAGACCGTTGTAACCCTGCTGGACAACGGCTATCAACGGGTGGCGATGGTCGAAGAGCCAGGTGAGCTGAGTCGGCGTGGCGCGATCCTTGATGTCTGGCCACCAGGTGATGAGCTACCGTTGCGCATTGAGTGGTTTGATGACGAGATCGACAGTCTGCGTCGGTTTGATCCGGCAACCCAGCGCAGCGAGCAGCGCCTGGAGCGGGCCGACATTGGTCCACCCCACGAAATTCCATTCTGGCGCCGTGATGAGGCACTGCGCCGGATTGATGCCCTTGATATGAGTCAGCTTCGTCGTGAAGTTCGCGATGAATGGGCTGTCGCTCGTGAACAACTCGCCGGTGGTCAGCGCTTTGAGGGGAGGGCCTTCTATGCCCCATTCTTCTACGATCAGACGGCGACCCTGCTGGATTACCTGCCACCGCAGAGCATGGTGGCTTTGGCGGAAGGTCATCTTCTTGCCCAACATGCCGATGAAATTGATGTGCAGGCCGCCGGCTATCGGGATCAATTGCTGGCGCTGGGTGAGTTGCCGCCTGACTTTCCACGCCCTTATCTGCGCTGGAGTGAGTTGCACTTGAAGGAATCCGCGAAGCTCGTCGTTGTTGATCTAAGCCACAACGAATATCCTGACGCTTTGCCCCCGTTGTCGTTTGGTGTTCCGCCGCTATACGGTGGGCAATTACGCCGCCTGATTGATACGGTTGTTGAGCAGGTACGGGGCGGAGAGCTGGTGGTCGCAGTTACGGCACAGGCGGCGCGCCTGCAAGAATTGGTGGGTGAGCGGTTGGCACAGGAAACAGTCAGTGGCCGTTTCGTGCCGATTCACGGCGGACTCGAAGCCGGTTTCACACTCGCCGATCTTCACCTGACCCTACTCACCGACAGCGAGATTTTTGGTGTGCGCCAGCGCCGGCCACTCGCCGAGCGTCGTCGTAAAACCGGTACGACTGATCGTGCTGCATTTCTGCGCACGTTAAAGCCGGGCGATTACGTAGTACATATCGAGCACGGTATTGCCATCTTCGACGGCATGATTCGTCGTACCGTCAGCGAAGTCGAGCGCGAATATCTGGTGCTTCGTTACGCTGGTGAAGACAAAATCTACGTGCCGGTTGATCAGATCGACCGGGTAACCCGCTATATCGGCGCTGGTGATGGCCCACCGACGCTGACCCGCCTCGGTACCCAGGACTGGGAGCGTACCAAGCGCAAAGTCCGGGCTGCGGTACAGGATTTGGCCGAAGAGCTGCTACGCCTCTATGCTCAGCGTCAGCTTAAATCCGGCTACGCCTTTTCCCCCGATAACGAATGGCAGCGTGAACTTGAAGCCAGTTTTCCCTATCTGGAAACCGATGATCAGCTCCGGGCAATTGCCGAGGTCAAGGCCGATATGGAGAAGCCAACGCCGATGGATCGCCTGGTGTGTGGTGATGTAGGCTTTGGCAAAACAGAAGTCGCCTTGCGTGCTGCCTTCAAAGCGGTTCAGGACGGAAAGCAAGTGGCTATTCTGGTGCCGACTACTGTACTGGCTCAGCAACATTTCGACACCTTCCGCAAGCGCATGGCGGCCTTTCCGGTGACGGTTGAAATGCTCTCGCGGTTTCGCTCGCCGAAAGAACAAGATGCAATTATCCGCGATCTGGCGCGGGGTAAGATCGACATCATTATCGGCACTCATCGGCTGCTCTCCAACGACGTTGTCTTTCGCAACCTTGGCCTGGTGATTATTGATGAGGAACAACGCTTTGGCGTCCGTCACAAAGAGCGCCTCAAGTTGATGCGCACCGAAGTGGATGTCTTAACCCTGACCGCCACTCCCATCCCGCGCACCTTGCATATGGCGTTGGCCGGTATTCGCGATCTGAGCGTGATTGATACGCCTCCCGAAGACCGTATCCCGATCAAGACCTACGTGGTGCCGACCGATGATCACCTTATCCAGGAGGTGATCCGGCGTGAACTCGAACGCGAAGGACAGGTGTACGTTGTCCACAATCGGGTGCAGAGCATCTATCACGTGGCCGAACGGTTGCGCCGGCTCGTACCGGAAGCCCGCATTGCGGTCGGCCATGGCCAGCTTGCCGAGCGCGAGCTGGAGCAGGTAATGATCGACTTCTTCGAGGGTCGCTATGATGTGTTGGTCTGTACCACGATTATCGAGAGTGGTCTCGATGTGCCGAATGCCAATACCATCATCATCGACGACGCGACCAATTACGGCCTGGCCCAGCTCTATCAGTTACGTGGTCGGGTCGGGCGCGGTGCAACCCGAGCCTATGCCTACCTGCTATACAATGCAGCCCGCGTTATGACCAACGACGCACGTTTGCGCCTGGAAGCGATTCAGGAAGCAACTGAACTCGGCGCCGGTTTTCGGATTGCCATGCGTGATCTGGAGATTCGCGGTGCCGGTAATCTCCTTGGTGCTGAACAGTCGGGCCACATTGCTGCCGTCGGTTTTGATCTCTACTCGCGGTTGTTGGAACAGGCTGTGCGAAAACTGAAGCAGGATGTGGATGAACTGGCAGAAACGGCGACCGATAGCTCGGTTACGCCGGCGGTGATGGCCGAGAGTCTGCGTGCGCCAAACGTGTCGGAACGTGTGCTGGTAGCGCCGCTGGTAACGATTGATCTGCCGCTTACTGCTTACCTGCCGCCCGACTACATCAGCGATGAAACTGTGCGGCTGGCCGTCTATCAACGTATGGTTGATGCAACCACCCTTGATGAAGTTCGTGGGTTGCGCCAGGAGCTGATCGACCGCTTTGGGGGGCCGTTACCCGAACCGGTGTTACACCTGATCCTGTGGTTACAGATTCGACTGCTGGCGTTGCAGGCCGGCGTGGCCTCGATTACGACAGAAGGCGATGTCTTCTTCATCCGGCTGTCAACACCGCTCGCTGCGGGCGTGCGCGAACGATTGCGCCGACGGTTTCCGCGTGATGCCGCGATTGCCTTTGGTCCGCAATCGATCCGTCTTGACCGCCGGCTCCTCGGATCGCAATGGCCTGAGCGACTCCTGGCAGTGGTAGAGTTACTGGCCGGCTACAGTGGCACCTGA